The Halalkalicoccus sp. NIPERK01 DNA window GACGGACTGAACAATGCCAAAGAATTTGCCTCTTCGGAAATCGTTAAGGCAATAGGTAATGTAGGCGGCGGCACGGGCGGCGGCATGATGGTGAGCGATGTGCCGGTTGGCTGTTTGATGTATTTCGATTTGGAAGAAGCGCCGGCGGGATATTTGGTGGCGGACGGCTCGGAAAAACCGCAAAAAGACTACCCGGAACTTTATGCGGCGATTGGTGAGCGATATGGCAAGGCGGCAGACGGCCATTT harbors:
- a CDS encoding phage tail protein — translated: DGLNNAKEFASSEIVKAIGNVGGGTGGGMMVSDVPVGCLMYFDLEEAPAGYLVADGSEKPQKDYPELYAAIGERYGKAADGH